Genomic segment of Rattus norvegicus strain BN/NHsdMcwi chromosome 7, GRCr8, whole genome shotgun sequence:
CTATCTTTGGTACATCCCATGTGAACAGTGCTGCCGGGGGATATTCATAAGCCTTTACCACCCGGTAGCATGCATTTCTCAAACAAACTGACTACAGTCAACATAATGCAGCCTGACACAAGACAGAGTTCTGTTGGCGTCCCACCTCACCAGAATTACCCCTTTTTGACCTTGAATGTGATGGATAGAAGAGCTTAGACATATGTTAAATAAATGAAGTCAATGTACCAGAATGCCCTGTAAGTCACTGAATGTAAAACAGGTGCAAAAATATGAGTAAAAAACCTCCTGTTTTAATAGTTACTTAAACTTATTATTAAGGAGTGTGGAATATAGATACAAAATCGAGTCTGTGAAACAAAGGTGACTAACAAATTCAATACTTAATTACTCAGCTACAGCTACTCAGggagaattttaattttttgcaaatgtatgttttccttcataaaacATTCCAGCATCTGTTTCATATCAGAGATGAATAAAATATGTCCACCAGAACAGAATATATTGGCCTTTACTTTTGAgtttaattgttttaaaagatcatctagaggggaaaaaaacacgcttgaaaattttcttttgtttttgttacaacTAAAGTTCTCCTCAGTTGCTGGCTGGTGGATCAGATGTGTACATCAGTACCTTTTAACATCCCTGGAATTGTGAACTAAGAGGAAGACTTTCCTTGattattgaaaaccagttttGGACTgcaaagaaaaattttctttgCTGAGCTTCATAGGTAACAAGGTACTGCAATTGTTGGATGGGTTGAAATTGGAGCCAACCGTGCACACATCTTACAAAGGACTTTAAAAATCCATCAGCAAAGATTGGGTCAATCCATTACTGTGAGTTGCAGTGACCaataggaaaggaaggagaagatcCAAGAGGGCTGAGGTAAGCTATCCTGAAGCCTGTCAGAGTGGAAACAATACATCAAAACGTCTTCATGGTGACCAGTCACCATacgtttcatttttttttcagattggaGATTCAATAGCATACAgtcaaaacattttttcttttatccccCATCAACTTATTTTAGCTAACTTAAGACCAGCCACAGGACTCAACGATATATTCCTGGAAAGCAAGGTAAACCGTTTTGTACTTTTTACAACTTTTGGTTTGGAATTAAGAGTTCTGATTCAAAAGATTCAAGGTTACAATTTCAGtaatcaatggaaaaatgcattACTCTACTTTGAAAAAATATTAACTTGTCTTTGTTGGAAGTACTCCAGAGAAGCGTTCTGCAGTCAGAGGGATTCTGACAGCTTGCAGAAGCAGATCTGAACTTTAATGGGAGGAATGAAAGACCAACATTAATGAGTGGTTTTATCTTCATGGCCCTAGGAAACATTGAAATGTATTTCTGCTTATTATCAGTTGGTGTAGCTAAATGCACATTGAGGTAACTGAAATTTTGATATATGTATTTGTAACATATATGTTATAAGAGTGtgcttaacatttttattatacatatgtTTTTCTCTGACAGTTCTTTGTGGCTGTTATATCTGGTGCTATTCAATGGGGAAAGTCTCTCTCTTAAAAGCATCCTACACCAGAATATATTAACCTAGTCTTTGTTACCATCTATATTGGACATATAAATAAAGGGGAATTTCTGACCTATGTTCTaaatatttgtattcttttattcTGATTAATTATGtaatatttgaataaatatatACCAAATTACATAAATGATATGTTAGCTATACATAAAATTTCTGTCATATACAGGCATGAGCATATATACGCATttgtacaaaatagaaatagTCTATATGAAGGAAATTTTAAGAATTAACTAGGAGGTAAAGGTTATATGAGAGAATTCATAATTCCATTTCTTGGCTGCACATCTCGATTCTGATACTGTACTTAAAGTTATACAActctctctcaaaagaaaaacttACCTGAAAAATTCAGAACCAGAGATGAGTCACAAACTTTTCTTCAGATCCTAAACCCTTCTTTCACCATAACCTTCTAAATTGTTCTTTGATGTCTACATTTCTTTAGTCCAAGGGACAAAAAACCTGGAAAATATCCTCCAGATGTTGGCTCATTTAAGAGTAAAATAAAAGCACATGCAGATGCCCATCTCCGAGGAACGGCACGGAGTTGCCACTTAGTTTATTAGATcacattttgttcttttataCTCACTACTGGTCTCAGTGAAGTTTCTTGAATTAATAACTTGAAATGGAAAAGCACTTAAAGTTTGTGAACGTTGCTTTCCATTTCTCAGCTTTCGCTATGACTCAGTTCAACCCAGAGTGCTCAGTGACTGTGGATTTCTTTCAATGTCTGTAAAGTGCTTTTCCTATGATGAGGACTCAATAAACGTGACTCCGTTGCTATGCATGGATGCGAAGTTGATACTCTCAGCTCTCCTGTAACTAAGCAATGATTACCGATTTGATGCATGCCTTTGTCTAAAGGTCAGTGCACTATTAGTCACGTGAGTGTTGCTttctccacaggcactgcaaTGGCAACCCCAACCTGTTTGATACTCTGGGTGTTACTCATAGTAGACACTGTGTGGACACAGAGTGTGAGGCAGGCCTATGAAGTACAGGACCCAGAGGAGTGGGATGTCCATGATGACTTCTACTGTCCCAGAGAATGCTTCTGTCCACCGAGTTTCCCTACTGCCTTATACTGTGAGAACAGAGGTCTCACAGAAATCCCTGCTATCCCTTCAAGGATCCGGTACCTGTACCTGGAAAACAACCTGATTGAAACAATACCAGAGAAGCCATTTGAGAATGCCACCCAGCTGAGATGGATCAAtttaaacaagaacaaaataaccAACTACGGGATTGAGAAGGGGGCCCTAAGTCAGCTAAAGAagcttcttttcctgtttctagAAGACAATGAGCTAGAGGAGGTACCTTCCCCACTGCCAAGAAGTTTGGAACAATTGCAATTAGCCAGAAACAAAGTATCCAGCATCCCTCAGGGGACCTTCAGTAATCTGGAAAACCTGACACTTCTTGATCTGCAACATAACAAACTGTTAGACAATGCCTTTCAAAGAGATACCTTCAAGGGGCTTAAGAATCTCATGCAGCTAAATATGGCCAAGAATGCCCTAAGGAACATGCCCCCAAGATTACCAGCCAACACCATGCAACTTTTTCTGGACAACAACTCCATTGAAGGGATACCTGAGAATTATTTCAACGTGATTCCTAAAGTGGCCTTCCTGAGGCTCAACCACAACAAGCTATCAGATGCAGGTCTCCCGTCGAGGGGTTTTGATGTGTCCTCCATTCTAGACCTCCAACTGTCTCACAACCAGCTCACAAACTTTCCCCGAATCAATGCTAACCTACAGCATCTACACCTGGATCacaacaaaattaaaagtaagtAGCCATGAAAATCTACCAGTGACCAAAATATCGATCACCGTGTCTAGTCTCTGCCCCTTGTAGGAATAGAAGCTTGTGTTGTCCCATACCAATGACTAGTGGGTTGATATAACTGACAGattattttcagttttcattACACAACTTTGTTTCTACAGTTATGAAAAATATCAAGATGCCCAAACCTTCAAGTTTGAGATCAAGAACTGAGTCATAGTAATCTACACAAGGCTTGTATGTAGGGTAGAAAGTACACCGTCCTATTTGTTTCCCCTCTGGGATTCTGATATCTCTATGGGTAAATATCATTATGTCTCAATATATCTTTCAGGGTGAATGCAAGAGGCTTGTGCCAACATGCCTGGCACTTTGAGGGGAAAAATGTATTGAGGAAAGTACAGAAGGCATCAACAAGCTCAGAAGTAATATGTAGAACAGGATTTAAGGGATTATAGAAGAGTTGATGCCTGCATTTCCATAATTATCATCACCAATCAAATAGCCCCAGATAGAGTGCACATTATGGTCTGCACCCCTGAGTTTCTGAGTCACAAGTTTTGAGATAGGACATGGACCTCTCATTTTCAGCAGCTTCTCAGGGACTGATCCTGAGGTTCTGGGAATCACACATAGAGAACTGTTATCACAGCTCATGGTTGTGCTCACTTGAAATGGAACCCAGTGAGGGAACTGTCAATCAGTGGTACATCCTCAGCAAGGAAAATGTTACTGCTTCTTGAAAACATCCTCAGACATGGAGTAGAGAGTGGAGCATGTTGAAATCTTTCGAATCAAAGCTATTATTGAGAGATGAACTGGCTGCACAAAGTACCTTCTTGGAAACATTTGAGATGAACTTCACCAGTTCATAGTCAGGACAAGCTGTCTCTGTGGGTAGAATCGAACAGTCCTATGTTCCATGCACAGTGTTGCTAGTATATAGCCTAGAATATAGAATACATCTTCCGTTTGTTGGTGCCTTCTGTACGTTCTTCAGCATAAGCCTTTTGGAAGGATAATCACAAGGCAATTCCTTTTGGAAAGTTTGTTAAAATGCAATCTTGAAACAAGAGTTGATGGAAATGCTTTATAGAAAGTAAATCAGGAAAATGCCACAGGGTTATGCCTCCTAGTTATCTCTTACTAAAGTTTCACTGAGCATATGATCAAATAAGCCTGTCATTACAGGATTAGACCACCTTTCCCCCAGGAACTGCGTGGGTATCATCGATTTTTGTTTACATTATTGATGCCATGGATTCGAGCCTAAAATCCTGGAACTAAATGACATGCCACCACCACAGTGGTTATTTTCCTCCCTATGGTGAAAAAATTCACCAGTGAGAAGGAAAAGATGCAACTTAGAAAGCTTGTTAGATGAGCAGTCTTAGCTGAGTCAAACATCACGAAGAAGGAGGGCCCAGAGTGTGTGAGCTTTCCTGAAGAGGTCTATGCTTCTGCAGGTACACTCTATCTTTAACAAATCCCACAGACATCTGGAATAAAGAGTTGACTTCAAGTGTCTCTACATAGATAATTGCATGTGAGTCTTACACACTGGGAACTTGAGACCCAGTGTTCAGGAGTGAGGTATCAGCAAGATGGGGAAGCAAAGCACTGTGTCCTCCTCCACTGAAGGTTTGCAAAGCATTTTTttgtaaagcatttttaaagacTGTGTTCATACAGTCCATATTCTAATAATTCTTATATATCAGCATATTTCACAATCAACTGATATTGAAAAAGGTTGTAGTGGTTCCCCCAACCCAGGTATTTATGACCCATGGATCTGAAATGGGGCCTAAAATTTCAGACTCGTAATAGTACTATTGTTTCTTGTCCATGGTTAGAGAAATGCAAAACCTTCCAAGAGCCTGTGTGACATTGTTGGGAAGTGCAGAGAGGGAACTGGAGGTCAGGTTTCAAAGAGTCACAGAGTAACTGCAGGTCCAagaagagaggcagagtcagCTTCTTACCTTAAATAAAATGAAGTCTTGCCCCCTCATTTAACACAGGAATCTTAGTGTTATTtgttaaagaaataaatacagagcaagaatttccttttttgtttcatttttcttttacttttctttccccctccttctctcttcctctccctcttcctttcttccttcctttctttctttctttctttctttctttctttctttctttctttctctttgtttttcttttttgtacatTAACTATTTTTTCTTCACTTTATATTTCAATCACTGTACCCAATCCTGGTCAATACCCCTCCCATAGttcctcctcccatcctccctctgcttctcctctgaCAGGGTGGAAACCCCCTTCCCCTTCAGTTTTTACCCCATTGctggaacatcaagtctctgcagggctaggcccTTCttcccccactgaggccagaagacaactgaGTTAGGGAGctgattccacagacaggcaacgaCGTTAGAGATAATACCCGCGCTAGTTGTTTAGGATCcatatgaaaaccaagctgcacatcttaGAAAAACTGGACCATAACTTCATGAATCACATGGTTTTATAATAATTGTTAGTGTACCTAATTCTTCTTGCCACATAATCTAATTGTTAAAAACATATGTTTTCCAGAAACAAAACTTTTATATCAAGAGCCCATTGGATTTTCCAATGAACTTTATTTTTGCGATTTTTGGAAAAACAGGGTCTTCTTCTGAACAGGATAAAGGACTTGAGgttttatgtaaaatatgtatatactTCAACAAGTCAATTCTCCCCATTCTCTGTGGAAAATCCTACATGGAAAATGATTAAATTCAGAACTCTGGTTTCTTACATTCCAGTTATTTGTATCTGCTGGCTATAAGGGGGAAGAGGGACAAGAATGTTAATCAAGGCACTAGATAAAGCACAGTATCCCTGGTGGGCAAGGATCCAAGTAAGAAAAAAGGCCTAATCTGGGTCTGCTTTTTCTATAATACTTGGGTAAGAAGAGTACTCATATTTCTTGATCTAAGTCTGTGTGGAGGAAGTGGAAATATATGTGACAGTGTGATAATCACAACACTGATTCACATGTAAGCCATTATTTACATTGAGTTAACTTACAAGGCAACACATGGTTTGGACAACATAGCCATGATCCAAGTAGAAAATCATTAAACATTATTATGTGAGTTTTCTTGCACCCATAGGGTCACAGGTAAGAATCTTTCCCACGTTAGAGGAGACTAGTTGAAAAGGAACTCTTGCTCAAAGCCTTTGGTGAAAAAACAGAACACGTGGACTGAGGTTTGAGATCATCTCCTCCAATGTTCTCCAAAGTTTGTAGTTCAGAGGTCTGGTTTAAAGGCCCTTCACTCTGGAGAAGTCTTGATGTGGCATTTGGCACTGTGAGCACTACTCTAAGGCAGGTTGTTCTCTCATAAATACTAGGTTTATGGGATATTTCTTGGTCTCAGTCCTTTGTAATTCAACTATTGGCAAATGCCTTCCCTCCACCAAAATATTCTTATGTGCGAAGATTCATGCTGTAAGTATTATATGGAGAATTATATTAGAAGCATTTATGAACATTTACCATATACTATTTTGAAGATTTTAAGGTATGATTAAAGCACACACCCTTTGTAAGACTCTTTCAAACATTAATCCATCTCCTTTGGGCCAGATCCGCTACCTCTGCCTTTAACCATCTGAATACATTTCTCATTTTGTACCGTAAGGCAATTGAGACAAAGTCCATCTCACCTGTAAACTTAGAATATAACTGACCTACCTCATTTACCTTAACTCCATTACAGTTTGCAACAATATTACCTATGTAAGTTCCACACTAAAATATAGCAGAGTACAGCACTAGGAGACGGCAGCTGTTACCCCAACACCCTTTCAGGATTCTTTCAGGAAAGAGAGAAGCATACTAACCTATGTGACAATGGTTTGTATCTCTAAGGTTTCCATTACATGATGTCACCTGGCCCCTTAGGACCACTGTAGTGCCTTGTTAGTCTAGACCTCCAGACTCTCTGCTGTTTCAATGTAATCATCCATGCCATCTCTGCCTCCATAGATGTGAACATGTCGGTAATATGTCCCAGCACACTGCGCGCAGGACAGGATGCCTTCCTTCACGGACCTCAACTGAGTTACCTGCGTCTGGATGGGAATGAAATCAAGCCACCAATCCCGATGGATTTAGTGGCATGCTTCAAACTTCTTCAGGCTTTCATCATATAAAAGCAGCTTCAGAGAACCCACAATGGTTTAAGAGTAGATGTGTGTGGTATGAGATTTGATTGTTACTTCTAGGTCTAGGTCATAAACCACACTTGCAGTTGTTCTTAACCACCGTTTTCATATGTGCTGCTTGTTTATGATCAAGGATGCTCATCAGTGACATACAGGGACCACTTGCATTAGTTTGCTTTCCTCTGATtaacaaaacagacacagagtTGAGAAAGTTCCTCAACTCAAAGCTATTTTTGTCTCCTTGCAGCTACTAATACCCATTTTTTTCATTGTCACACATTCAAAATAATTTGCTTGTATGTGACCAAATTTCCTAAATTTGGTGTGCTCATAGTGTCTACTCTCTATAAGCACCACACACAATGGAGCAGCAGGAGAAAGCTCTGAAGAAtatgaaatatatgaaatattcCTGTCTCATAGTTATAAGGAACCCACTAGTCAAATGGTTCATAAAAAGAGAGGTTCATAAAAAGAGACATCTAGTTATTGGAATAAAATGATAAAGCAGGAGACGCTGGAGTCCCTTAGAGTTCAATGATAATTCAGAAGAAACTGGTGGTTCGCTATCTTTTCTTACGTATGTTTCCTTAGATATTATGCACTATCTCCAGTAACTGAATCCCTAAATTTTCCAGTCATTATAACACAGTTTGCAAACTATTCAGCTCTTATTTTGATTATGATTTTGGagattttctaaataaaaaatgaatgttttctaACAAAATTGAGGTGTGATGTTTGTTTGAAGGACACTATTCACAACTTTCATTCAGAAGCATGTTATAAGAAGAGAGTGTTATGGTCTCCATTATTTTGCTAGCATGATTTCAAACAAATATGTTCTATCATACTTTTCTTTCAGGAAGCATACAACAATTATATTCTAAGTAAATGATGTAATACATCGACTTGcaatcagtttttaaaaactcagCACTTCATTTGTCAGCAAGGTATATTTTGATATTGTAATCTAGTTCTATGAATTTTTTTACATACTATAATAACAAATATATGATACAAAGATTAAGATTTACACATGGATCTCTATATGCTTTCCAAACAATTTTCCTAACATGCCAATATatttcaatagaaaaaaaatcttatacaCTTGTGACACACTAAAAGAGTTCTATACTTCAAAAAGATGTCTATACTTCAAAGTCTTTCAAAAACTTATCATCTTTCCTACATGAATTCTCTTGAAGAAAACATGATGTAAAGTATTctctatttattttcatattccaatttatttaaaatgagaggccaaataaaatatttctaagtCAGGAAATTAAATTAATtggcataaaataaaatctaagtatTATTTTTAAGGCACATACATTGTAAAAATTATGTCATATACAATTATGTCATaagatattggatattagcaatTACTGGACCTAGAAAAACCATACACAGAGAAAATATAATATCTATAAATATTTGACGTATtatgttaaaaatatattttaggaaattcaaaagtaagaaaaaaatgatcCAGATGGGTGAAATTTTTAAGGAATTACATTCTACACAAAGGCAGCATCTCTACAATGACAATCTCCCATTACCCACAAACTAGTTTTGTGCAGTTTCCATAACAAGTGTTCACAAAAGTCTGAAACTACTAAAAGGAATATTCCAGAATTAAAGACATCATACGTTTTAAGTTACACATCTTTTTGAGAATGGTCATGAATGCTCTCACTGTCCTGCTGCACCCCAGTCAGGATGAGAGATCTTCCTTTCTGCAGTGTCTCCATGGTGTAAACCCTACCCAGTCACTCAGAAGTTATCTGACTTAAGCGACTTGTGTCACAATATCGTGATGTTCCTGATCAAATACTCAATGTGTGAGACACAAGGCTTGCATCCTTCGTTTCATTCCATCATGTAGACATTCCATCATCTTTAGCTGTTGCCACAGGAAAGCATGCAGTATGATATTTTGAGAAAGGAATACTAAATAACTTATTACCATAGACTGCTCTTATTATTATTCTTCTTCATTGGTCACTACTGTGAATCTCATCCTTGGGTTAACTTATGAACTCAATTCAGggccaggcatgcatgtgataaGAGAGCAAAGCATACTTATAGTTTAGTTCTGTCAACAGTTTCAGCTACCCACTATGGGAAATAcatcaaacacagacaataagtgaatacatacacatTCAGATCTGTCCAGTGATTCATCTTGAGGTAGTTAGTCCTATTTAAACAGAGACGGGATAATATAAAAGCATTCACAATCTGCAGAATTTTTGTGAAATGTTCCTGCCAGGTATTtgaaactttttcctttctttccctgcttctttctcccctccctccctttcactCTTATCCCTCTTTTCTTATCCCCACCCTCAATCTCCCCTGTTGATTCCAATTCCTCCCTTTCTGCCCTCCATCCTGTATTATCTTTTTGAGTTTGTTTCAAGCATTTAATGTGtagtctgtgtgtgcacatgtgtgcatgtgcatttgcatgtggtATATGTGAAGATACCCATGTGTTAGACTGCGTTACATAGGTAAGATCAAGTTTTTGTTCAGTTTGTATTATAGTGTATGACACACAGATTAGTGTAATATCAAAAacatgaataattttatttccgTTTAACAAATGTTTGCATTCTATAAAATAATTAGTAATACTAATTTGATGAGAAAGTTTTCTAAAGAAGTAAAGAATAAGGAAATACATTAAGAATGAAAGTATTCAATAACATGAGTGGGGGAGAATATTTCAGGTACAATTTGAAGACTTGGAAGAATTCTGGAATTGGAGAAGAATTTTAATAAGGGAAGTGTTATGTTCAAGAGGGGTAGCACATTGTAGTGGCGAAGAAGATAAAGGATAAAGCTAAAATCTCTGAGTTCACAtttcaaatttttcatttttctttgggcAAAACTTTCCATTTTTCAGTTTCTCTTCACCTGGATAATAGGGACACGTAATAATACCCAATTATGAGGAGGGTTAAGGGAGGGTAAACATTGGAAGAGTCTCAACAAGCCCCTGGTGCATGGTAAATGCTATGTGATTTTTCAGTACTATTGTTATTGGATGTATACATGTGTTCCTTATGGGCAACAGGCATAATAACTTGGAGGGAAATCTAAAATCACATATCAGAAAACCAGCTGGCATCTCAGTCCTATACACTGATTTGAATTAAAACAGGCAAACATGATTTGGAATATAAAAGACTGGCAGTGATGTTAGAAATAGCATCTTACAGATTTGAGGACAGTTGGAGGCAAAATTGTTAGGATTTGGTGTTGACTAATACAGAGGGAACATGGATCGAGAAGGATGTTAACATTTTTCTCTCAGTTAACAAGGTTCATGACAACACATTTACCCAGAGGGAAACATTCAAAGATCAGTTTTGCCTCTGCACATTTTGGACGCAGGAcatattttgggttgaaggtttcaTCAACGGGtcggtgtccttatccctccacttggagtcctgcctggctacagaaagtgGCCAATTCAGGATCGATATCTCCCACTGgaaggagtctcagctagagtcgcTCGGCCCGTAGACactcagagactgagggaagagtCAACCAATCACTGccccaacctgagacccatcccatgggcaagtgCCAATCTTTAACCCTATTAATGATAGTCctttatgcttgcaaacaggaaacCAGCATAACAGTCCTCTGAGAGCTCCGCCTAGCagtcaatggaaagagatgccgagactcacacccaaacattagatggagttcAGTGGGTCTTACGGAAGACTTGGCAGGATTGAAGGACCCTAAAAGACAAGggtctccacaggaagaccaacaaagtcaactaacatggacccttgTGGTCTCCCATAGACTCAATTGCCAACCAAAGAGAAAGCATGAGCTAGACCTAGGCCCACTGctaatatgtagcagatgagtaGCTCggttttcatgtgggttccctaacAACTAAGGCAGGGACTATCCGGGtgcctgttgcctgcctgcctgtggatcccaacCTCTACATAGAAtgctttgtctggcttcagtggagaGTAGACTgacttgtctggtctcagtgggagaggatgaaccAAGTTCAGTAGAGACTTGATGAGTGAGGAGTGGGTTTGGGGTGGGGGCAACACCCAGAGAGGGGCTTAAAGAGAAAGGTGAGAGGACTTGTGTgaggggtactgggaggagaaggACTGATGTGgggtcataaaataaataaataaataaataaataaataaataataatataatttttaaaaagaagctggAAAATGCTTTTAACACATAAATGTAACTACATTTATGTAAGAAATCATCTGGATAGGTAGATAGGTGTTGACACTTTCTAGATTGTTGTTAATATATCCAATGATTTTGGGAGTCACTCTGAATTGAAATATTTATAGAGTATTACTGGTTGGGGCCAGATGCTGAATATGTAGGTGTTATTCAAGTAATGGTAAACAAATCCATGGTAGGTTGAATAATTTTACTGCCATCAATAAAGGTAAAAGTGTCCGTATTCACATACACAATTAGACTATATGGTGGTCATATTTCTGATGTCACATATGTGACAACAATGGAAAAAATTAAGAGTATTAACTAAGAAATTACCTCAAACTGTTTTGATACTAAAgttctttaaaaatgtgtattagttatggtttccattgttgtgaagagacaccatgaccgaggcagcTCTTATCAAGGTCAAAATTTAATTGAggttggcttacaagttcagaggttcagtccactatcgtcaaggtgagagcatggcagcatccaggcaagcatgatgctggaggatgtgagagttctccatcttgtttcaaggcaaacaggagaagactggctcccaggcagtTAAGGAGAGTTTCAAAGCCCACCTCTACAGTaatacacttcttccaacaaggccacacctattccaacaagaccatacctcctaatagtgtcattccctggaCCATGCATATTCGAACCACTACaaaatgcttatttattttataattttaaacacaaaataaaatacatcacTGTGCTCTATGGTCTTCTGTAAATAACATGAGCTTAGAACAAGTATATGAGAAGCAAAGGCActaacaaataacaaaaagaaagacataataaTAGAAGTTAATATAATAATGATGAGGTTAAATAATATAGGCTTCTAAGACAGGTGTGTTGGTATATGTCTTTAGTACCAGTAAGAGTAAGAGAATCAAAAGAAGCTCAACACATTAATCACAAAACCAGTCTGCTTATCAACCAGCTCCCATGCCAAAGCCACTAGGATTATCCATTTAGAAAGAAATATGATATGTTTTACAAAGACAATTTTGAGGGATTTAAAATCTCTGACAGTAACCAGGTTCAAATATCAACTGTAAGACCAAAAGTTCATCTTAGGGTACTCATCTCCAAAGGCCAGAGACTAGAGACAGTGGTCAGCATAGATATCATAGTCAAATATAGATGTTTcattgatagatacatacataggtTCATACTTTAACTTTAAAAGTTCTAAGAGATCCACTGTATCTGGGAGTAGAAAGAATATCAACCTATGAACACATTTAATT
This window contains:
- the Kera gene encoding keratocan precursor, whose protein sequence is MATPTCLILWVLLIVDTVWTQSVRQAYEVQDPEEWDVHDDFYCPRECFCPPSFPTALYCENRGLTEIPAIPSRIRYLYLENNLIETIPEKPFENATQLRWINLNKNKITNYGIEKGALSQLKKLLFLFLEDNELEEVPSPLPRSLEQLQLARNKVSSIPQGTFSNLENLTLLDLQHNKLLDNAFQRDTFKGLKNLMQLNMAKNALRNMPPRLPANTMQLFLDNNSIEGIPENYFNVIPKVAFLRLNHNKLSDAGLPSRGFDVSSILDLQLSHNQLTNFPRINANLQHLHLDHNKIKNVNMSVICPSTLRAGQDAFLHGPQLSYLRLDGNEIKPPIPMDLVACFKLLQAFII